Proteins from a genomic interval of Anaerobaca lacustris:
- a CDS encoding MazG nucleotide pyrophosphohydrolase domain-containing protein, with translation MQVREFQELIARKYKERDTERGVSRTFLWFIEEVGELATALASQDAANQAEEFADVFAWLCTLANISDIDLEDACRKYTEGRVKDGFKPK, from the coding sequence ATGCAGGTTCGCGAATTCCAGGAACTGATCGCCCGCAAGTACAAGGAGCGGGACACCGAACGTGGGGTCTCGCGCACCTTCCTCTGGTTCATCGAGGAGGTCGGCGAGCTGGCAACGGCGCTGGCCTCCCAGGATGCGGCGAACCAGGCCGAGGAGTTCGCCGACGTGTTTGCCTGGCTCTGCACGCTGGCGAACATCAGCGACATCGACCTTGAGGACGCCTGTCGCAAATACACCGAAGGGCGCGTCAAGGACGGGTTCAAGCCCAAATAG
- a CDS encoding RrF2 family transcriptional regulator: MRVSRSTGYALLAVGYIARHQGKGVVLSQNVSKEYDIPLEYLLKILQQLVRANVLRSKRGPRGGFCLAKPTNKITMLEIIEAVDGPLTGELNLAEQAGRDKYGIKAEQTYNKAIAQARSVFQKAKLSALLATK; the protein is encoded by the coding sequence ATGAGAGTCAGCAGATCAACAGGATATGCCCTTTTGGCGGTCGGTTACATTGCCAGGCACCAGGGAAAAGGGGTGGTGTTGTCACAAAACGTTTCGAAGGAATACGACATCCCGCTGGAATACCTTCTCAAGATCCTGCAACAACTGGTTCGTGCGAATGTGCTGCGCAGCAAGCGCGGGCCGCGCGGCGGTTTCTGCCTGGCCAAACCCACAAACAAGATCACTATGCTGGAAATCATCGAGGCGGTGGACGGCCCGCTGACCGGGGAGTTGAATCTGGCCGAGCAGGCCGGCAGAGACAAGTACGGCATCAAGGCCGAGCAGACGTACAACAAGGCCATCGCCCAGGCGCGAAGCGTCTTTCAGAAGGCCAAGCTTTCGGCCCTGCTCGCGACGAAATAG
- a CDS encoding STAS domain-containing protein, with the protein MAAIQPRVSVEYLEGATVVAFTDDKILEDTDVRALRESIEAVIEQAGRLHLVLDFRHVRFLSSAVLGLLIRVSKRVCEQGGQLKLCNIHPGIYEVFKITRLTNIFDIYESVDSATQAFSDCR; encoded by the coding sequence ATGGCTGCCATTCAGCCGCGAGTCAGCGTAGAGTATCTGGAGGGTGCCACGGTCGTGGCATTCACCGACGACAAGATTCTGGAGGACACGGACGTGCGCGCCTTGCGCGAGTCCATCGAGGCCGTTATCGAGCAGGCCGGCCGCCTCCATCTGGTCCTGGACTTTCGGCACGTCCGTTTTCTCTCGTCGGCGGTCCTCGGCCTGCTGATCCGCGTCAGCAAACGCGTCTGCGAGCAGGGAGGGCAGTTGAAACTGTGCAACATCCATCCTGGGATTTATGAAGTCTTCAAAATCACCCGACTGACGAACATATTCGACATTTATGAGAGTGTGGATAGCGCGACGCAGGCTTTCTCCGACTGCCGATAG
- a CDS encoding ATP-binding protein, whose product MASEAPIQGSIVVESKPSAISLPCRQILSAMEEKGFGKDDVFAVHLAIEEAFVNAVKHGNKMDPHKTVTVDYTVDDEKVEIAVRDEGGGFDPQSIPDPRVGENLYRPEGRGLLLMSAYMHVFEYNERGNGVHMIRYKDRPIAERGDAVAG is encoded by the coding sequence ATGGCGTCCGAGGCGCCGATTCAGGGTTCCATTGTCGTTGAAAGCAAACCGTCCGCCATCAGCCTTCCCTGTCGGCAGATTCTGTCGGCGATGGAGGAAAAAGGCTTCGGCAAGGACGACGTCTTTGCCGTACACCTGGCCATCGAAGAGGCGTTCGTCAACGCCGTCAAGCATGGCAACAAGATGGATCCGCACAAGACCGTGACGGTCGACTACACGGTCGACGACGAGAAGGTCGAAATCGCGGTCCGGGACGAGGGGGGGGGCTTCGATCCACAGAGCATTCCCGATCCGCGCGTGGGAGAGAATCTCTATCGACCGGAAGGGCGGGGGCTCCTGCTGATGAGCGCATACATGCACGTCTTCGAGTACAACGAGCGCGGCAACGGCGTCCACATGATTCGCTACAAGGACAGGCCGATCGCCGAGCGCGGTGACGCCGTCGCGGGGTAG